One Streptomyces sp. CNQ-509 DNA window includes the following coding sequences:
- a CDS encoding DUF4328 domain-containing protein, whose amino-acid sequence MDSLGPDDPRRVGSYQLLGRLGEGGMGRVYLARSERGRTAAVKLVKAELAREPEFRRRFTQEITAARRVGGEWTAPVLDADTHAATPWVATGYVAGPSLHEVVAKDHGPLPDASVRALAGGLARALQAIHAAGLVHRDLKPSNILVTIDGPRVIDFGIARALDSVTAAGDGLTRTGAVIGSPGFMSPEQVRGERVTAASDVFCLGTVLAFAATGRMPFGTEDSGAHALMFRIAAEEPELSGIEGELRTVIERCLAKEPDARPQVAELVALTEEAARLKPWLPGALLELLARRAVELLDAETPQAAGGMTGTAGAAPAYGPPLTGAGPGPYGHTGMQPQHHQPYGAPPHAQQHRPAAYGTAPTAHPPPYRTPPPYGQTGWQTPHPPLPLRPRAVRPVATALQVLLGIYAAFVCLQVIQEINLLVLLGEDGADTWYMAEDLDRMENFTAGNVLLFMVCAVLWSVWFYRLRTNSEAFAPGQVRYSTGLAVGSWFIPVAQFWFPLQIANDIFRISSPFPHHARPPAGYGPRPVTYGKGVLNFWWATWVATMVLALVTAEDWEVGSSIDSAIQIVLLDLLFSFVLIVTSIMALLAVQQLTTLQDQRLKGTV is encoded by the coding sequence ATGGACAGCCTCGGACCGGACGATCCACGCCGCGTCGGCTCGTACCAACTGCTGGGACGGCTCGGCGAGGGCGGCATGGGACGCGTCTACCTCGCCCGCTCCGAGCGCGGCAGGACCGCCGCGGTGAAGCTGGTCAAGGCCGAGCTGGCGCGCGAGCCGGAGTTCCGGCGGCGCTTCACACAGGAGATCACCGCCGCGCGCCGGGTCGGCGGCGAGTGGACCGCGCCCGTGCTCGACGCCGACACGCACGCCGCGACCCCCTGGGTGGCCACCGGGTACGTCGCGGGACCCTCGCTGCACGAGGTCGTCGCCAAGGACCACGGCCCGCTGCCCGACGCCTCCGTGCGCGCGCTCGCGGGCGGGCTGGCGCGCGCGTTGCAGGCGATCCACGCCGCCGGGCTCGTCCACCGCGACCTCAAGCCGTCCAACATCCTCGTCACCATCGACGGACCGCGCGTCATCGACTTCGGCATCGCCCGCGCGCTGGACTCGGTCACCGCCGCGGGCGACGGGCTCACCCGCACCGGCGCGGTCATCGGCTCGCCCGGCTTCATGTCGCCCGAGCAGGTGCGCGGCGAGCGGGTCACGGCGGCGAGCGACGTGTTCTGCCTGGGTACGGTGCTGGCGTTCGCGGCGACCGGGCGGATGCCGTTCGGTACGGAGGACAGCGGCGCGCACGCGCTGATGTTCCGGATCGCCGCTGAGGAGCCGGAACTGTCGGGCATCGAGGGCGAGTTGCGCACGGTGATCGAGCGCTGTCTCGCCAAGGAGCCGGACGCACGGCCGCAGGTCGCGGAGCTGGTGGCACTGACGGAGGAGGCGGCCCGGCTCAAGCCGTGGCTGCCGGGGGCGCTGCTGGAGCTGCTGGCGCGGCGGGCGGTGGAGCTGCTGGACGCGGAGACGCCGCAGGCGGCGGGCGGGATGACGGGGACGGCCGGGGCGGCGCCCGCGTACGGGCCGCCGCTCACCGGCGCCGGCCCCGGCCCGTACGGACACACCGGCATGCAGCCCCAGCACCACCAGCCGTACGGCGCCCCGCCCCACGCCCAGCAGCACCGCCCCGCCGCGTACGGCACCGCGCCCACCGCGCACCCGCCGCCCTACCGCACCCCGCCGCCCTACGGCCAGACCGGCTGGCAGACCCCGCACCCGCCGCTGCCGCTCCGGCCGCGCGCGGTGCGGCCGGTCGCCACCGCGCTCCAGGTGCTGCTGGGGATCTACGCGGCGTTCGTCTGCCTCCAGGTCATCCAGGAGATCAACCTCCTGGTGCTGCTGGGCGAGGACGGGGCCGACACCTGGTACATGGCCGAGGACCTCGACCGGATGGAGAACTTCACCGCCGGCAACGTGCTCCTCTTCATGGTGTGCGCCGTGCTGTGGTCGGTCTGGTTCTACCGGCTGCGGACGAACTCGGAGGCGTTCGCCCCCGGTCAGGTGCGCTACTCCACCGGGCTGGCCGTCGGCTCCTGGTTCATCCCGGTCGCCCAGTTCTGGTTCCCCCTGCAGATCGCGAACGACATCTTCCGGATATCGAGCCCCTTCCCGCACCACGCGCGCCCGCCCGCCGGCTACGGGCCGCGGCCCGTGACGTACGGGAAGGGCGTCCTGAACTTCTGGTGGGCCACCTGGGTCGCCACCATGGTGCTCGCCCTGGTCACGGCGGAGGACTGGGAGGTCGGCAGCTCGATCGACTCGGCGATCCAGATCGTGCTGCTCGACCTGCTGTTCTCGTTCGTGCTGATCGTGACGAGCATCATGGCGCTGCTGGCCGTGCAGCAACTGACGACGCTGCAGGACCAGCGCCTCAAGGGAACGGTCTGA
- a CDS encoding serine/threonine-protein kinase, which translates to MESVEPLAPQDPRQIGAYRLLGRLGAGGMGRVYLGRTAGGRTVAVKLVKPELAAEEEFRARFRTEVRAAARVGGTWTAPVLDADTEAPVPWVATGYVAGPTLQEVVERYGPLPPESLFTLAYGLASALRDVHAAGLVHRDLKPSNVLVTIEGPRVIDFGIARALDSLSDGTVTRTGIVVGSPSFMSPEQIIGQDVSAASDVFCLGGLLAYAATGRAPFGSSSSGMHAVMFRVVQEDPDLAGVTDPALHGLISGCLAKLPGDRHGTEAIAGLTGPPDPEAAWLPAALTADLGRQAARLLDTDTPPAGDRDTSPLRTVPPADPAPPAQSRLAAGTGAREATGHETPAGAGAPGNPGAERRVGGGEAQNGAGGGSTGAEWPHGPAADREPGAQHRVPGAGTTDGARGFAPGAGIPHGPAGPHAPGAEHRGAGTGAPATGPDSGAQRPIPGAGTASGAGGHAPGAPAYPGPGAERLGRGTSESGHTAGGPAENRDSGAQRRVPGARTTDGAGSHATGAATAYGPDTGPAPGAERLGAGAADEAGGHATRAGGAVAGGAWPRAAGSEDVTVQRSAGGVGGARPQAAERGPGAEPRVPGRGGDGENSRPGPTRPYETPAGYGSAALTAADTTAAATAPAPGPGNDAPPRRRRTRARLLAALALLVAAGVAVPVALATQRDGGAPAARGSDVPDEYVGTWLGTQLNGGEPTGTYRQFAIRPGEKGEVVATGIVLSGESQCTSEGELTSTDKGLHLDTEVVEAAPAGECKAVGGHVLTYEDGRLLWRAGNGRTAELTKVEPRDRRMPRELLGNWQRPAGSGTQVMKVVQAAPGQIAVHFTTRTGDGDTCRAKADFVGVDERDDRVLLGPSEITSVTGPDDPDDPDGTGAGETPGGLGDDSRTGKLGGPCVPGFPSAMQATADGSVLDRQFLGGEQRTRHYTRADGSPADPTQ; encoded by the coding sequence ATGGAGAGCGTGGAACCGCTGGCGCCGCAGGATCCGCGACAGATCGGGGCGTACCGGCTGCTCGGCAGGCTCGGCGCCGGCGGCATGGGCCGGGTCTACCTCGGCCGGACCGCCGGCGGCAGAACGGTGGCCGTCAAGCTGGTCAAGCCGGAGCTGGCCGCCGAGGAGGAGTTCCGCGCCCGCTTCCGTACAGAGGTGCGCGCCGCGGCGCGCGTCGGCGGCACGTGGACGGCGCCGGTGCTCGACGCCGACACCGAGGCGCCGGTGCCGTGGGTCGCCACGGGGTACGTCGCCGGGCCGACGCTCCAGGAGGTCGTCGAGCGGTACGGGCCGCTGCCGCCGGAGTCGCTCTTCACCCTCGCGTACGGGCTGGCCTCCGCGCTCCGCGACGTCCACGCGGCCGGGCTGGTGCACCGCGACCTCAAGCCGTCCAACGTGCTGGTCACCATCGAGGGCCCGCGCGTCATCGACTTCGGCATCGCCCGCGCGCTGGACTCGCTCTCCGACGGCACGGTCACGCGCACCGGCATCGTCGTCGGCTCGCCGAGCTTCATGTCCCCGGAGCAGATCATCGGGCAGGACGTGTCGGCGGCGAGCGACGTGTTCTGCCTGGGCGGGCTGCTGGCGTACGCGGCGACGGGGCGGGCGCCGTTCGGGTCGAGTTCGTCCGGGATGCACGCGGTGATGTTCCGCGTCGTCCAGGAGGACCCGGACCTGGCGGGCGTGACGGACCCGGCGCTGCACGGCCTCATATCCGGCTGCCTGGCCAAGCTTCCGGGGGACCGGCACGGCACGGAGGCGATCGCCGGGCTCACGGGCCCGCCGGACCCGGAGGCGGCGTGGCTCCCGGCCGCACTCACGGCCGACCTGGGCCGCCAGGCGGCACGCCTCCTGGACACGGACACGCCCCCGGCCGGTGACCGCGACACGAGCCCGCTTCGCACGGTCCCCCCGGCGGACCCGGCCCCGCCGGCACAAAGCCGCCTGGCGGCGGGCACCGGGGCGCGCGAAGCGACCGGCCACGAAACCCCCGCGGGGGCCGGCGCGCCCGGAAACCCCGGCGCGGAGCGCCGGGTCGGGGGTGGCGAGGCGCAGAACGGCGCGGGCGGCGGCTCCACGGGGGCCGAGTGGCCCCACGGCCCGGCAGCGGACCGGGAGCCAGGCGCGCAGCACCGAGTCCCCGGTGCGGGGACGACGGACGGAGCCCGCGGCTTCGCACCAGGGGCCGGAATCCCCCACGGCCCGGCCGGCCCTCACGCACCCGGCGCGGAGCACCGAGGCGCGGGCACCGGCGCCCCGGCGACGGGCCCGGACTCCGGCGCGCAGCGCCCGATCCCGGGTGCCGGGACGGCCAGCGGAGCCGGCGGCCACGCACCCGGCGCCCCGGCCTACCCCGGGCCCGGCGCGGAGCGCCTGGGCAGGGGCACGAGCGAATCAGGCCACACCGCCGGAGGCCCGGCGGAGAACCGGGACTCCGGCGCACAACGCCGGGTCCCCGGTGCCCGAACGACGGACGGAGCCGGCAGCCACGCGACGGGCGCCGCGACGGCCTACGGGCCGGACACAGGCCCCGCGCCGGGTGCGGAACGCCTGGGCGCCGGCGCGGCGGACGAGGCGGGTGGGCACGCGACCCGCGCCGGAGGCGCGGTCGCGGGCGGGGCGTGGCCCCGGGCCGCGGGCTCCGAGGACGTCACCGTCCAGCGCTCCGCGGGCGGCGTCGGCGGCGCGCGGCCGCAGGCCGCGGAGCGGGGTCCCGGGGCGGAGCCCCGGGTTCCGGGAAGGGGCGGGGACGGGGAGAACTCCCGCCCCGGCCCCACCCGCCCGTACGAGACCCCCGCCGGCTACGGCTCCGCAGCCCTCACCGCCGCCGACACCACCGCGGCGGCCACCGCCCCCGCCCCCGGTCCCGGCAATGACGCCCCGCCCCGCCGACGTCGCACCCGCGCCCGGCTGCTCGCCGCGCTCGCCCTCCTCGTCGCCGCCGGCGTCGCCGTGCCCGTCGCCCTCGCCACCCAGCGCGACGGCGGCGCCCCCGCCGCCCGCGGCTCCGACGTCCCCGACGAGTACGTCGGCACCTGGCTCGGCACCCAGCTCAACGGCGGCGAACCCACCGGCACCTACCGCCAGTTCGCCATCCGCCCCGGCGAGAAGGGCGAGGTCGTCGCCACCGGCATCGTGCTCAGCGGCGAGTCGCAGTGCACCAGCGAGGGCGAGCTGACCTCCACCGACAAGGGGCTGCACCTCGACACCGAGGTCGTCGAGGCCGCGCCCGCGGGCGAGTGCAAGGCCGTCGGCGGGCACGTGCTCACGTACGAGGACGGCAGGCTGCTCTGGCGCGCCGGCAACGGCCGTACCGCCGAGCTGACCAAGGTCGAGCCCCGCGACCGCCGCATGCCGCGCGAGCTGCTGGGGAACTGGCAGCGGCCCGCCGGGTCCGGTACCCAGGTGATGAAGGTCGTGCAGGCCGCCCCGGGGCAGATCGCCGTGCACTTCACGACCCGTACCGGCGACGGCGACACCTGCCGGGCGAAGGCCGACTTCGTCGGCGTCGACGAGCGCGACGACCGCGTGCTGCTCGGCCCCTCCGAGATCACCTCGGTCACGGGACCGGACGATCCCGACGACCCGGACGGCACCGGCGCCGGCGAGACCCCCGGCGGCCTCGGCGACGACTCGCGCACCGGCAAGCTCGGCGGCCCCTGCGTCCCCGGCTTCCCGTCCGCGATGCAGGCGACCGCCGACGGCTCCGTGCTGGACCGCCAGTTCCTCGGCGGCGAGCAGCGCACCCGGCACTACACAAGGGCGGACGGCTCGCCTGCCGACCCGACACAATAG
- a CDS encoding GntR family transcriptional regulator gives MTPAGAVVRRDTLRAQIADALRDEILAGRLAAGQNITVGEIAEQYGVSATPVREALVDLSAQGLLDVEQHRGYRVHAFTLDDFRAMADARTVVQMGVFRATPPHIVDPPPGALVAMRRRGEEAERAAKAGDLDVLVHYDLRFWREITSLIGNDYITEFLERVRIHCWVFAVPYLRAASEDCVPGTFWQGHMQLVEAIERRDVAAAEEVVRTYNRHSLELIERLAGG, from the coding sequence ATGACCCCCGCAGGCGCCGTGGTCCGGCGCGACACGCTGCGTGCACAGATCGCCGACGCCCTGCGCGACGAGATCCTGGCCGGCCGGCTCGCGGCCGGGCAGAACATCACGGTCGGCGAGATAGCGGAGCAGTACGGGGTCTCCGCAACCCCCGTACGCGAAGCCCTGGTCGACCTCTCCGCCCAGGGTCTCCTCGATGTCGAGCAGCACCGCGGCTACCGCGTGCACGCCTTCACCCTCGACGACTTCCGCGCCATGGCCGACGCCCGCACCGTCGTCCAGATGGGCGTCTTCCGCGCCACCCCTCCGCACATCGTCGACCCCCCGCCGGGCGCGCTCGTCGCCATGCGCCGCCGCGGCGAGGAGGCCGAACGGGCCGCGAAGGCCGGGGACCTCGACGTGCTCGTCCACTACGACCTGCGCTTCTGGCGCGAGATCACCAGCCTGATCGGCAACGACTACATCACCGAGTTCCTGGAGCGGGTGCGCATCCACTGCTGGGTGTTCGCCGTGCCCTATCTGCGCGCGGCGAGCGAGGACTGCGTGCCCGGCACGTTCTGGCAGGGGCACATGCAGCTCGTGGAGGCGATAGAGCGGCGTGACGTGGCCGCCGCCGAGGAGGTCGTACGGACGTACAACCGGCACTCGCTCGAGCTGATCGAACGCCTCGCGGGCGGCTGA